Part of the Falco biarmicus isolate bFalBia1 chromosome 4, bFalBia1.pri, whole genome shotgun sequence genome, CAGACTCAGCAGAGATGCAGAACCGCAAAGGGCCTGTTTTATTAAGTGCCTGCGTCCAACAGGAATAGAGAGGCAAAGGGTATGGGGAAAAAGGATTGATGGCTGATGTCCCATGGCCCAGCTGGGGAGACATCTGCAGGCAGGAGATAGCCCTCGTGCCCATCCAACTCACAATTAAAGCAGaggagggtgggtttttttttaaatacttcacacaaggctgggccaggctggctcTGACCTCAGAGCGTGGCAGAAGAGAGGTGATGGATACCAGTGAAGATGGGGAGAGACCCTCACGAGGGCCCGGTAAGAAACAAGCAAAGCGGGAGAGCACAGACTCACCACTGTGTAAGGACATGTGCCGCGTCggtgtggatgccccatcaaATATTGCTCTGTCCAAGAAGTCTATCGTGGACTCAGTGTAAACTATCTGGAAGACTTGGCTGAGAAGTGAGCACAGCTCCTCGGCAGTCACCTGGGGAGGGAGCAAAGAAGGGCTGGTGCAAGGCAGAAGAAACCACAGCGGCCCTTCTCTTCGGCTCCCTATGGTGGGCGCACCACGTGGGACAGCAGCGTGCTGTATTTGTGAGGGGGTGGTCCTTCCAGTGAGGACAGGGAACTCACTCATCCAAGATCCCAGACACTGCTTGACCCACAGGGTCTCCAGGGCTGGAGGTGACAAACCTCAAATCTCATTAGCTACCTCCCATGGGATTTTTCCTTGGTGTTACAGCAAACAAACTCCTGAGATATATCCCCCCTCATCACCCTCCCATACTGCCAGAGGAGCGTTCCAGCCCTCTTCAACTGGCTAGACCCAAGCAATGGGAGACTGGATGCTCCATCAACTCGCAGCTATTAATTAGCACACGGATTTCATACCGGTGCTCTGTCCTACTCCTCAGTTCAGTTCCCTGAGCTTTTCACTACATAACCTACATCCCAAATACGTGCAGGTACTCAAGACAGTGTTAGAGCCAAAACCAAGGTGAGCAAAACTCCACCCTGAAGGAAAAGGGTTCCTGCTGTAGAAGTGGGAACATGCAGACCGAGATCAGAATCTCTGGATGCAGACACCGGATGAAACAAATTTCCAGGTCAGCATCAGGAAATGCCCTGGTTAGTAAAATCCTGTTGTGAGACAGATTCACTTGTCTTCACagattttctgctgctggagaaagctCTGGGCAGCAGGCACCACCACCAAGGGACAACCATCTTCTGATACCCTCTCGTGTCCGAATCAGGTCCcggagctggggcagggaccagGTTTCCTCCTCCAGGTAAGCATCCTGTGCTCCAGCAAAGCCCAATCCACACCCTGCAGTCTTAAAACCAGGCCTATGTGTGTCACACAATGTATGGCCAGGTAAGTACCTGGTCACGTAACAGAGGGGACACTTGAGGGGTGTAGGATGAGGCCACCCTGGGGCTTGTGGCTCTCAATCACCCAAGAAGTTGTGGCAACCCTGGTCTAAGAGTCAGAAAACCTCCCGGTAATCTCAGTCCCAAGTTTTTGGATTGGAGGGTGACTCTGGAGGCAATCCCGATGTGGGATGGAGTTTTAATCAACTGTTTTGAGTCTTACTTTGTTCTCCGTAGCCAGGACCACCAAGCAACAAGCTTCGACAGGAACCACTCCGCTCTCAGACAGTGAGCTTGAAGTAAGCGCTTTGGAGCTCTCCGCACAGAGACTCTGGCTTGGGGAGATCCCAGGGTCCTGAGCTGAGAAAGAGGAGAAGTCATGATGGAAAGgctgaggcagggagagaaCAGCAAGGAGTCTTTGCACGGCAAGCTGTCCTCTGAGCAGGCGACTTGTGGGGAGAGCAGAGGATCCCACAGCCAGGAGAAAATGCCCTGGAGGAGGGAACTCTCAGAAGCCCAGGAACTCTACCTGAACGCTGCCCAGGGACAAAGTCTCTGAATGGAAAGCCTGTAATTTAGAGCTGGTTTCTGACAACTCTGTAAATCACTGGCTTCATTTCCATGGCTTAGTCAGTCTCAGAAATCCATCAGCAGAATTACAGTCTTCTAAGTCACTTACTCATTTATTCTATAGACTGTCCTTTGTTGTCACGGGGTTTATAATCTGGTAAATCTCTGTCATTACATCTTCTAAGTAGCTCAGTGTTCCCCAAACACTCCAGCCCAAAACCACGCAGGTTTGACACacggcagagctgctggggacagaCTCGAGGCCCTCTCCAGGTATTATAAGAAGTGAGGTGTGTCAGAAGCGGTAGGTATCACCCTGGTTATTCAACATGGGCACTTAGACATCGAACTTCATGGCAAAATCCTCCCAGCAACCTGTACAAGGGCTGCAAAGAGCAGGGCAGGTCCAACACGCATGGGGaccaggctggaggagctgcctCTAGCTGCTctccttgcttttcctctttgctgACATCCACAGAGGACCCCACAGACTGGAGCAGGATGGGCAATGCAGAATAAAACTGTTACGTTTTCCTGCGAGTCAGTAAATGATAGCTCTCAGCTGGGGGTTGGCAGTTGCCAGAGGACAGGCTGCGGGGGGAATTTCTAAGCTGCGCATGAACTTGCACTTCATCTCCAGACTcaacccagcccagctccagaaTCCTTCACCTCTCCCAGTGTGCTCACTCCTCTGCGAGTCACAGCACCCTCAGAAGACACATATATCCCCAGTCCTTCCTCCACCCCCGCCAGAAAAGGATGGATTAAAATAACATGAGGCAGGAGACAAGATATGAgggagaaatccttccctgtgagggcggcgaggcgccggcacgggctgcccagagcagctgtgggtgccccagccctggcagtgcccaaggccaggctggacggggctgggagccaccggggctgggggaagggggccctGCGCGTGGCAGGGGGGCTGTAATTAGATAATCTTTAacgtcccttccaacctaaaccgTTCTAGGATTCCGTGAAGGACACCAATAGTTTTGGTCTGTGCTCACCCAGTGTTGCCTGTGTCCTGTTTCTGGTCAGGCCAGCTGCCGTCCCACACATGGGCAATACCGGCTGCTGTGGGCTTCTGCCCcacaaccccaaaacacacgGCAAACCCCAACCACAAGGCTACAGCCTGCCCGTGCCGGCCACAACCTACCTGTTTTCAGCACAACCAAATGAGAGGAGTCATCTCGGATGTAGGAAACAGATGCGATGTCATGGATGGGGACCCTGAGGATGAGATCTTCTCCATCCCTCCACACCAGCTTGATGTTGTAGGCAGAGAGACTGATGACAGCATCGTGTTcttgggtcagctgccctgggagcTGGTGTGCTctctaaaataaacatatttacactgatttaatgaattattttccctttcataaCCGTCTGGTAACGGGCTTCCCTCCCACATTTGTAACACCAGGATGGAGGGCACCAGTTAGACCAGGAACAAGCTCCGAGGAAGCTCcataaacatctttttttcccatgctggATGTTAGAGAAAGAGTACGCAGAGCAGGTCATTCAACACGCTGAGCACTCACCTTTGCATTATCGATCAAATGTAGGATTTCCGTGCGGCTCGAGGGATTCAGGTACCCCGGGATGGATGTGAGTTGACCTAAATACTGGAAAAGAAGAACCAAACCGTTAACAGCATGTGCATGCTAAGCACGCCCCTGAACACACCAGCTACTGCAAGAAAGATGCCATCAGCGCAGAGCAAAGGCATAGTGGCCCAAGACCCTATTTAGAGGCTGCTAAATGCACCTATATATGGAAGATCTCTCATGCCTTTATACAAGCCCCAGCCATGCAGGTGTTACCTTCACTTCTTTCTCGATGTAGTCATTCAGCAGCACATCTGGTTCAACGCGGTCAGGCAGGGACACCACCACCGTATGCAGAGGCCGTCTCTCCGTAACCTTCTCCTGGGCTTTTTTATCCCGACCTTTTTCGCCCTTTAGGAAGACTCGTTTGAAAGGAGACACTATTCCAGGctgaggagggaaagggaaacaCCAGGGCATTGAGGTCAGGGGTGAGAGAGAGAGTTTCTGTGCCAAAAAGGGGGGGaaccagcagcacccactgcccaGTGCTCCTCCAGCCCATACATCTGTCCTTGCAGCCTGGTTTTACCAGCCCCAACCACCCCATGGACAGGCTGGTTTCAGAGCTATGAATCCATGAGTGCATGATCTTCCACTGAAAATCCCTTTCCTGCAACATGCTGGGAAAGACCGCAAGTGTTGATAAGCGCCTGCTACCAAAATGGGACGTTCTTCCCCCAAAGTCACAATGCCCAACCTTTCAGTTAAggataaatacaaatatatatacagacCAAGAGCTGTAAGAGTGAGCAAGCCATGGCCACATGCAAAA contains:
- the CCM2 gene encoding cerebral cavernous malformations 2 protein isoform X2: MEEEGKKGKKPGIVSPFKRVFLKGEKGRDKKAQEKVTERRPLHTVVVSLPDRVEPDVLLNDYIEKEVKYLGQLTSIPGYLNPSSRTEILHLIDNAKRAHQLPGQLTQEHDAVISLSAYNIKLVWRDGEDLILRVPIHDIASVSYIRDDSSHLVVLKTAQDPGISPSQSLCAESSKALTSSSLSESGVVPVEACCLVVLATENKVTAEELCSLLSQVFQIVYTESTIDFLDRAIFDGASTPTRHMSLHSDDSSTKVDVKEPYETEASTFSFPETLDAGDNSPSSFSTQQSPHIKTVSESELSTTATELLQDYMMTLRTKLSSQEIQQFAMLLHEYRNGASIHEFCINLKQLYGDSRKFLLLGLRPFIPEKDSQHFENFLETIGVKDGRGIITDSFGRYRRTLSTTSNSTTNGNGAAGSSDDQSVPSEEDEWDRMISHISNDIEALGCSMDRDSS
- the CCM2 gene encoding cerebral cavernous malformations 2 protein isoform X1, which encodes MKSVVLDGAGPAALKAELFHEPGIVSPFKRVFLKGEKGRDKKAQEKVTERRPLHTVVVSLPDRVEPDVLLNDYIEKEVKYLGQLTSIPGYLNPSSRTEILHLIDNAKRAHQLPGQLTQEHDAVISLSAYNIKLVWRDGEDLILRVPIHDIASVSYIRDDSSHLVVLKTAQDPGISPSQSLCAESSKALTSSSLSESGVVPVEACCLVVLATENKVTAEELCSLLSQVFQIVYTESTIDFLDRAIFDGASTPTRHMSLHSDDSSTKVDVKEPYETEASTFSFPETLDAGDNSPSSFSTQQSPHIKTVSESELSTTATELLQDYMMTLRTKLSSQEIQQFAMLLHEYRNGASIHEFCINLKQLYGDSRKFLLLGLRPFIPEKDSQHFENFLETIGVKDGRGIITDSFGRYRRTLSTTSNSTTNGNGAAGSSDDQSVPSEEDEWDRMISHISNDIEALGCSMDRDSS
- the CCM2 gene encoding cerebral cavernous malformations 2 protein isoform X3 → MENEPGIVSPFKRVFLKGEKGRDKKAQEKVTERRPLHTVVVSLPDRVEPDVLLNDYIEKEVKYLGQLTSIPGYLNPSSRTEILHLIDNAKRAHQLPGQLTQEHDAVISLSAYNIKLVWRDGEDLILRVPIHDIASVSYIRDDSSHLVVLKTAQDPGISPSQSLCAESSKALTSSSLSESGVVPVEACCLVVLATENKVTAEELCSLLSQVFQIVYTESTIDFLDRAIFDGASTPTRHMSLHSDDSSTKVDVKEPYETEASTFSFPETLDAGDNSPSSFSTQQSPHIKTVSESELSTTATELLQDYMMTLRTKLSSQEIQQFAMLLHEYRNGASIHEFCINLKQLYGDSRKFLLLGLRPFIPEKDSQHFENFLETIGVKDGRGIITDSFGRYRRTLSTTSNSTTNGNGAAGSSDDQSVPSEEDEWDRMISHISNDIEALGCSMDRDSS